From the Notolabrus celidotus isolate fNotCel1 chromosome 12, fNotCel1.pri, whole genome shotgun sequence genome, one window contains:
- the LOC117822914 gene encoding zinc finger protein 865-like isoform X2 produces the protein MSCLCRAFRESTSLLNHAASGTCGKPGYHDDHRSQGNPSPCYSGASPCGSGMAGPALRKAPLAPTLHPHSQSHNQHHHPQQQPHLPLSSLLDDSEDDVTSSVNNAISAITAASNSGNRGDDRGDIIGGLLGGLGLGPLGSPSSTSGLDKNFRGGGSQEAMSSNPQNPTVKPKRPRKPRAKKDPAVAGQPPKRRQYTPRMGPSGLPRTHLCSVCGKGFARRETLRRHDRIHTGEKPHHCNVCGKYFREAFHLSKHQTVHSGAKNYKCSICGKEFGYSQSLRRHSKLHQKGELEEVPTTPAPENLNSFNPNPQCSVAQDRSQNQAPSTSSYYSYSQDIKPQDTNLQQPPPPPPQPHPPHPPHPTPPPRLYTCAICWKSFRHHFHLTAHHQTVHEAGGEKHFCCEVCGKAFAYSNSLTRHRQSQHGMTRNESSNPQEGSSGSGDNRGGSDVNQSASESEAATNALLQMDPSTEGHGGQSLSVVTHSHQQPPPQPPAGYSPSFMMQPILSL, from the exons ATGTCCTGCCTGTGTCGTGCCTTCCGTGAGAGCACCTCTCTACTCAACCATGCTGCCTCAGGCACCTGCGGCAAGCCAG GCTACCATGATGACCACCGTTCTCAAGGTAATCCATCTCCATGCTACTCTGGTGCCTCCCCCTGTGGAAGTGGGATGGCGGGCCCAGCTCTGAGAAAGGCACCCTTGGCCCCAACACTGCATCCACATTCACAGAGCCACAACCAGCACCACCATCCGCAGCAACAGCCCCACCTGCCCCTTTCTTCTTTACTGGATGACTCAGAGGATGATGTTACTAGTTCTGTCAATAATGCAATCTCAGCTATAACAGCAGCTAGCAACAGTGGAAATAGAGGGGATGATAGGGGAGATATCATAGGAGGTCTACTAGGTGGTCTTGGTTTAGGTCCTCTGGGCTCACCCTCGTCAACATCCGGTTTGGATAAGAATTTCAGAGGTGGTGGGAGCCAGGAGGCTATGAGCAGCAACCCACAGAATCCTACTGTCAAACCAAAACGTCCCCGTAAACCTAGAGCCAAGAAAGATCCTGCGGTGGCTGGACAGCCCCCCAAACGTAGACAATACACCCCCAGAATGGGGCCAAGTGGGCTCCCACGCACTCAcctttgcagtgtgtgtggtaAGGGATTTGCACGCCGGGAGACACTGCGCCGACATGACCGCATCCATACTGGAGAAAAGCCCCATCACTGCAACGTTTGTGGAAAATATTTTAGAGAAGCTTTTCATCTTAGCAAGCATCAAACAGTCCACTCTGGGGCAAAGAATTACAAATGCAGCATCTGCGGGAAAGAGTTTGGATACTCCCAGAGCCTCAGGAGGCATAGCAAACTCCATCAGAAAGGGGAGCTGGAGGAGGTTCCCACCACGCCAGCTCCCGAGAACCTAAACAGCTTTAACCCAAATCCTCAATGTAGCGTGGCCCAAGACAGAAGCCAGAACCAAGCACCAAGCACCTCCTCCTATTATTCCTACTCTCAAGACATCAAGCCTCAAGACACCAACCTCCAGCagccacctccaccaccacctcaACCACATCCCCCACATCCCCCACATCCAACCCCTCCGCCTCGACTGTACACCTGTGCTATATGTTGGAAGTCGTTCCGTCATCACTTTCACCTGACTGCCCATCACCAGACAGTTCACGAAGCTGGGGGTGAAAAGCACTTCTGCTGTGAGGTGTGTGGGAAAGCATTTGCTTACTCTAACAGTCTTACCCGGCACAGGCAGTCACAGCATGGAATGACCCGCAATGAATCGTCCAACCCGCAGGAAGGCAGCAGTGGGTCTGGAGACAACAGAGGTGGGAGTGATGTCAATCAGTCAGCCTCAGAGAGTGAAGCTGCCACCAATGCCCTCCTCCAAATGGATCCTTCCACTGAAGGCCATGGAGGGCAGAGTCTCAGTGTTGTCACTCATAGCCACCAACAGCCACCTCCTCAGCCACCTGCTGGCTACTCTCCCTCTTTTATGATGCAGCCCATTCTCAGCCTCTAA
- the LOC117822753 gene encoding putative protein TPRXL produces the protein MLAANQYFLSGVPANASLEQFLVQQGTHNHLGIGLSQTGGDPSTGLAPPPALHSSHSHGHSTPQSQQAPQQPPQQQQLPPHTLSHPHSHSHPHHPLHPGSQPSLGGFDFQGIPVLSSNQIASLMQQEAGLPLPLPLHLSLSKDDGKGESSGGGSSGSGSSSSRRKKAMAGYLPQRKSDGTSNSSSNHCHSGNPSTSSNGAGLSHGQPPALIGSGVGMSNMGGDPSSLLASSSSSSSVVSSSSSSAPSSTAASVLVTNDSHLSKSDNQSSMQPNPTGSDPEPSYNCGDCGKSFPQLSSLRRHMRMHEPTTAGTSNTSGTGPNPVHIKPQPDPSLPHSTQETPNPHLIPVLAPTKYFIAQIVAKALRKKGTSCNMVLYTLQPAHMAVPPAHGLLIVESH, from the coding sequence ATGTTAGCTGCTAATCAATATTTCTTGTCTGGTGTGCCTGCTAATGCTAGTTTAGAGCAATTTCTTGTGCAACAGGGAACCCATAACCACTTAGGGATTGGTTTAAGTCAGACAGGTGGGGATCCTAGTACTGGTCTTGCTCCGCCTCCTGCTTTGCATTCTTCTCACTCACATGGCCACTCCACTCCCCAGTCACAGCAGGCTCCACAGCAGCCTCCCCAGCAGCAACAACTTCCGCCTCACACCCTCTCTCATCCTCACTCTCATTCTCATCCTCACCACCCGCTTCACCCAGGCTCCCAGCCATCACTGGGTGGCTTTGACTTCCAGGGTATCCCTGTACTGTCATCAAATCAGATAGCTTCTTTGATGCAACAAGAAGCAGGTTTGCCCCTCCCTTTGCCACTTCATTTATCCTTATCTAAGGATGATGGCAAAGGGGAAAGCAGTGGAGGTGGAAGTAGTGGCAgtggcagcagtagcagcagaagGAAGAAAGCAATGGCAGGATATTTGCCACAAAGAAAATCTGATGGCACTAGTAATAGTAGCAGCAACCATTGCCACAGTGGTAATCCAAGCACTAGTAGTAATGGTGCAGGTTTAAGTCATGGCCAGCCCCCTGCTTTAATTGGGAGTGGGGTTGGTATGTCAAATATGGGTGGCGACCCATCATCCCTTCTTgcctcatcatcttcatcctcatcagtagtatcctcctcctcctcctctgctccctcttcCACTGCTGCCTCAGTACTGGTTACTAATGATTCTCACCTTTCTAAATCTGATAACCAGAGCTCAATGCAACCCAATCCCACAGGGTCTGATCCAGAGCCTTCTTATAATTGTGGAGATTGTGGCAAAAGCTTCCCTCAACTTTCAAGCCTTCGCAGGCATATGCGCATGCATGAGCCAACCACAGCAGGTACTAGCAATACTTCCGGTACTGGCCCAAACCCTGTTCATATAAAACCACAGCCTGACCCAAGCCTTCCCCATTCGACCCAAGAAACCCCCAACCCTCATCTAATTCCTGTCCTAGCCCCGACAAAATATTTCATTGCCCAGATTGTGGCAAAGGCTTTAAGAAAAAAGGGCACCTCCTGCAACATGGTGTTATACACTCTTCAGCCCGCCCATATGGCTGTTCCACCTGCTCACGGGCTTTTAATCGTAGAGAGTCACTGA
- the dbpb gene encoding LOW QUALITY PROTEIN: D site albumin promoter binding protein b (The sequence of the model RefSeq protein was modified relative to this genomic sequence to represent the inferred CDS: deleted 2 bases in 2 codons) produces MSRQLTQLPTPDLPAGASPQFGSCTQPAGSLTGGHLNSMTGLKSLLQHPMKGEPAFKKSIGRKDKDRLDLDEDSLGVCSMRNGSGIGSSNSSNGCGGGNGGGSFNQFLGPLLWDRTLPADGGLFQLQYMDLEEFLTENGMGSMHNNNSSSSAQIPSQSSQSAVPNQSSQCLPPSSPPCSTSSSPSSSSSPSLLGLEVAQPQNLTGGNDFLHGSQTSMNDSCESPCSSSSSSCPPLLTPTGSGPDAGMFDMDSNEMSSSPSQQNFDPRRHSFSEEELKPQPMIKKARKILVPDNLKDEKYWTRRYKNNEAAKRSRDARRLKENQISVRAAYLERENAALRQEVAEIRKELGRCRNILSKYENRLPDQ; encoded by the exons ATGTCCAGGCAGCTCACCCAGCTTCCGACCCCCGATCTCCCAGCAGGCGCAAGCCCACAGTTTGGAAGTTGTACACAGCCTGCAGGCTCTCTCACAGGGGGGCATCTGAACTCCATGACAGGTCTTAAGTCCCTCCTGCAGCATCCGATGAAGGGAGAACCAGCGTTTAAAAAGTCCATTGGACGCAAAG ACAAAGACAGATTGGACCTTGATGAGGACTCCTTGGGAGTGTGCTCCATGAGGAATGGCAGTGGAATTGGCAGCAGTAACAGCAGTAATGGCTGTGGAGGAGGAAATGGAGGAGGAAGTTTCAACCAGTTCTTGGGGCCCCTATTGTGGGATCGCACCCTGCCTGCGGACGGGGGCCTCTTCCAGCTTCAGTACATGGACTTGGAGGAGTTTCTGACCGAAAATGGAATGGGCAGCATGCATAACAACAACAGCTCCAGTTCAGCCCAGATCCCCTCACAGAGCTCCCAGTCAGCTGTACCTAACCAGAGCTCCCAGTGCCTACCGCCCTCATCTCCACCCTGCTCCACATCTTCATCACCGTCTTCATCTTCTTCA CCGTCACTCCTTGGCTTGGAGGTGGCTCAGCCACAGAACCTTACAGGAGGAAAC GACTTTCTTCATG GGAGTCAGACGAGTATGAACGACTCGTGCGAATcaccctgctcctcctcttcgtcctcctgtCCACCTCTGCTGACACCCACAGGCAGTGGGCCTGATGCTGGAATGTTTGACATGGATTCAAACGAGATGTCAAGCTCCCCCAGCCAGCAGAACTTTGACCCCAGGAGGCACTCATTTAGTGAAGAGGAGCTCAAGCCACAGCCAATGATCAAGAAGGCTCGCAAGATCCTGGTGCCAGATAACTTGAAG GATGAGAAGTACTGGACCAGGAGGTATAAAAACAACGAGGCAGCAAAGCGTTCCCGAGATGCTCGCCGTCTTAAGGAGAACCAAATCTCTGTGCGCGCTGCCTacctggagagagagaatgCCGCCCTACGGCAAGAAGTGGCAGAGATCCGAAAGGAACTCGGCCGTTGTCGCAACATCCTTAGCAAATACGAGAACCGTCTCCCCGACCAGTGA
- the LOC117822914 gene encoding zinc finger protein 768-like isoform X1 translates to MSCLCRAFRESTSLLNHAASGTCGKPGRGPKQRGCKTGTDGEDRVGGGGGGGNGGGGTYQSNRGVIYGKTEEEDGVIIVGEGEPKSGLGCDGLFQSGRGGNSNDRDRTDAKYPTDYSRNRYTGYHDDHRSQGNPSPCYSGASPCGSGMAGPALRKAPLAPTLHPHSQSHNQHHHPQQQPHLPLSSLLDDSEDDVTSSVNNAISAITAASNSGNRGDDRGDIIGGLLGGLGLGPLGSPSSTSGLDKNFRGGGSQEAMSSNPQNPTVKPKRPRKPRAKKDPAVAGQPPKRRQYTPRMGPSGLPRTHLCSVCGKGFARRETLRRHDRIHTGEKPHHCNVCGKYFREAFHLSKHQTVHSGAKNYKCSICGKEFGYSQSLRRHSKLHQKGELEEVPTTPAPENLNSFNPNPQCSVAQDRSQNQAPSTSSYYSYSQDIKPQDTNLQQPPPPPPQPHPPHPPHPTPPPRLYTCAICWKSFRHHFHLTAHHQTVHEAGGEKHFCCEVCGKAFAYSNSLTRHRQSQHGMTRNESSNPQEGSSGSGDNRGGSDVNQSASESEAATNALLQMDPSTEGHGGQSLSVVTHSHQQPPPQPPAGYSPSFMMQPILSL, encoded by the coding sequence ATGTCCTGCCTGTGTCGTGCCTTCCGTGAGAGCACCTCTCTACTCAACCATGCTGCCTCAGGCACCTGCGGCAAGCCAGGTAGGGGACCCAAACAAAGGGGCTGCAAGACAGGAACTGATGGTGAGGACAGAGTCGGGGGAGGGGGCGGAGGAGGTAATGGAGGAGGGGGAACTTATCAAAGCAATAGAGGGGTTATTTATGGGAAAACTGAGGAAGAAGATGGTGTAATCATTGTTGGGGAAGGAGAACCAAAATCAGGTTTAGGATGTGATGGTCTGTTTCAGTCTGGAAGGGGAGGGAATTCAAATGACAGGGACAGAACAGATGCTAAATACCCCACTGACTACTCTCGGAATCGTTACACAGGCTACCATGATGACCACCGTTCTCAAGGTAATCCATCTCCATGCTACTCTGGTGCCTCCCCCTGTGGAAGTGGGATGGCGGGCCCAGCTCTGAGAAAGGCACCCTTGGCCCCAACACTGCATCCACATTCACAGAGCCACAACCAGCACCACCATCCGCAGCAACAGCCCCACCTGCCCCTTTCTTCTTTACTGGATGACTCAGAGGATGATGTTACTAGTTCTGTCAATAATGCAATCTCAGCTATAACAGCAGCTAGCAACAGTGGAAATAGAGGGGATGATAGGGGAGATATCATAGGAGGTCTACTAGGTGGTCTTGGTTTAGGTCCTCTGGGCTCACCCTCGTCAACATCCGGTTTGGATAAGAATTTCAGAGGTGGTGGGAGCCAGGAGGCTATGAGCAGCAACCCACAGAATCCTACTGTCAAACCAAAACGTCCCCGTAAACCTAGAGCCAAGAAAGATCCTGCGGTGGCTGGACAGCCCCCCAAACGTAGACAATACACCCCCAGAATGGGGCCAAGTGGGCTCCCACGCACTCAcctttgcagtgtgtgtggtaAGGGATTTGCACGCCGGGAGACACTGCGCCGACATGACCGCATCCATACTGGAGAAAAGCCCCATCACTGCAACGTTTGTGGAAAATATTTTAGAGAAGCTTTTCATCTTAGCAAGCATCAAACAGTCCACTCTGGGGCAAAGAATTACAAATGCAGCATCTGCGGGAAAGAGTTTGGATACTCCCAGAGCCTCAGGAGGCATAGCAAACTCCATCAGAAAGGGGAGCTGGAGGAGGTTCCCACCACGCCAGCTCCCGAGAACCTAAACAGCTTTAACCCAAATCCTCAATGTAGCGTGGCCCAAGACAGAAGCCAGAACCAAGCACCAAGCACCTCCTCCTATTATTCCTACTCTCAAGACATCAAGCCTCAAGACACCAACCTCCAGCagccacctccaccaccacctcaACCACATCCCCCACATCCCCCACATCCAACCCCTCCGCCTCGACTGTACACCTGTGCTATATGTTGGAAGTCGTTCCGTCATCACTTTCACCTGACTGCCCATCACCAGACAGTTCACGAAGCTGGGGGTGAAAAGCACTTCTGCTGTGAGGTGTGTGGGAAAGCATTTGCTTACTCTAACAGTCTTACCCGGCACAGGCAGTCACAGCATGGAATGACCCGCAATGAATCGTCCAACCCGCAGGAAGGCAGCAGTGGGTCTGGAGACAACAGAGGTGGGAGTGATGTCAATCAGTCAGCCTCAGAGAGTGAAGCTGCCACCAATGCCCTCCTCCAAATGGATCCTTCCACTGAAGGCCATGGAGGGCAGAGTCTCAGTGTTGTCACTCATAGCCACCAACAGCCACCTCCTCAGCCACCTGCTGGCTACTCTCCCTCTTTTATGATGCAGCCCATTCTCAGCCTCTAA
- the LOC117822913 gene encoding protein shisa-7, which translates to MTPTTNLRVFAVSLLSLLTAPLATAVETSPSPPPTQHVDHSGRPFTEQPQTDPSPSLLLLAMQANIRPAALQGRKKTTEKLPETSEGVLETPPRPLPQVMFPKNVTSSEALAPPLGAAQVAPIRPRMMDIWMDVCRGYYDVMGHFDSAFNCSKDTFVFCCGTCHYRFCCPDRSRQLDQDNCKNYDSPDWAKPQTDSMIISEELGPDPDFDPLKQQSHNTGFVIGGVVIFMVAVAVGIKVAFNKVQQEANQRDLNMPRALVDMLRHQSSPVQQDERNNSVALTVGDGTGTLGRAPKNLYAPGLPSKDNRLGNLQHNFIHSSGTSPKHTATIERTPRMNNAQLAAGGTLLSSKHNNTKSQPSFHHSLHNLAQLPPSYESATKPELNRYSSLKRLEKGLDEYSSGYCTTKRRPHTAQPALQSSQHHLHWGGDYTLSGRGTLPRHAARPWIPPPPSGMPASPTPNPYPLDPPEPQYNPNYDTLSKPARKVKSSDQLLNMGDVPGNTGTLSRLSKNQQHQYYKAMAASNKNSNTQTLTRKPQDRREDRRERDDRQERQERQDRLLMSPDHLEERMGGTGMGVVDPYAHTPGGHVPTLPRQQKAQSQQNVCATPSLDRHHMIKMNSHPTSGREQERNPGMTGHMSGGMGWAGEAPGQQGVVMGTGTLGGHSARRMAFAAKRQNTIEQLHFIPGGGGGGSAGSGGGSQGIRTGSKNEVTV; encoded by the exons ATGACGCCCACCACCAATCTCAGAGTCTTCGCTGTTTCCTTACTCTCCCTCCTTACGGCCCCCCTCGCCACTGCTGTGGAGACCTCTCCGTCCCCTCCCCCTACTCAGCATGTAGACCACTCAGGGAGGCCGTTCACCGAGCAGCCTCAGACCGACCCCAgcccctctctgctgctcctcgCCATGCAGGCCAACATCAGACCTGCTGCTTTGCAAGGCCGAAAGAAAACCACTGAGAAACTTCCAGAAACCTCAGAGGGAGTTCTAGAGACGCCTCCAAGACCCCTTCCCCAGGTCATGTTCCCCAAAAATGTGACATCCTCAGAGGCCCTCGCTCCTCCATTAGGTGCGGCCCAGGTGGCGCCCATTCGACCCAGAATGATGGAtatatggatggatgtatgtcGGGGTTATTATGACGTCATGGGACACTTTGACAGCGCTTTCAATTGCTCCAAAGACACCTTCGTCTTCTGCTGTGGAACCTGCCACTACCGCTTCTGCTGTCCAGACCGAAGCCGGCAGCTGGACCAGGACAACTGCAAAAACTACGACTCACCAGATTGGGCCAAGCCACAGACAGACTCCATGATCATCTCTGAGGAACTAGGCCCAGACCCAGACTTTGAccccctgaagcagcagagccaCAACACAGGCTTTGTCATCGGAGGTGTGGTCATATTCATGGTGGCCGTCGCTGTGGGCATCAAGGTGGCCTTCAATAAGGTGCAGCAGGAGGCCAATCAAAGGGACCTCAACATGCCCAG AGCCCTGGTGGACATGCTGCGGCACCAGTCGAGCCCGGTCCAGCAGGATGAGAGAAACAACAGCGTGGCTCTGACTGTAGGCGATGGAACGGGCACACTGGGGAGAGCTCCAAAAAATCTGTACGCCCCAGGCCTGCCCAGCAAGGACAACAGAT TGGGCAATTTGCAGCACAATTTCATCCACTCATCCGGCACCAgccccaaacacactgcaactATTG AGCGCACGCCTCGAATGAACaatgctcagctggcggctggaGGCACCCTGCTCTCcagtaaacacaacaacaccaaATCCCAGCCCTCCTTCCACCACTCCCTGCACAACCTGGCTCAGCTGCCGCCCTCCTATGAGAGCGCCACCAAGCCGGAGCTCAACAGATACTCCTCTCTTAAACGCCTCG AGAAAGGTCTCGATGAGTACTCTTCCGGTTACTGCACCACCAAGCGCCGGCCTCACACAGCCCAGCCGGCCCTCCAGTCTTCCCAGCACCACCTCCATTGGGGAGGTGACTACACCCTCAGTGGGAGAGGAACCCTTCCTAGGCATGCAGCCCGTCCCTGGATCCCTCCACCGCCTTCTGGCATGCCCGCCTCACCCACCCCCAATCCTTACCCTCTGGATCCCCCAGAGCCACAGTACAACCCAAACTATGACACTCTGTCCAAGCCCGCGAGGAAAGTCAAGTCGTCCGACCAGCTGCTCAACATGGGTGACGTTCCCGGGAACACAGGGACGCTGTCCAGGCTGTCCAAGAACCAGCAGCACCAGTACTACAAAGCAATGGCTGCCTCCAATAAGAACTCCAACACGCAGACGCTAACCAGGAAGCcccaggacaggagagaggacaggagaga GAGAGATGACAGgcaggagagacaggagaggcAGGATAGGCTACTCATGTCCCCAGACCATTTGGAGGAGAGGATGGGAGGCACCGGGATGGGGGTGGTGGATCCGTATGCCCACACACCAGGAGGGCACGTCCCCACGCTGCCACGCCAGCAGAAGGCCCAGTCCCAGCAGAACGTGTGCGCCACGCCCTCCCTCGACCGGCACCACATGATCAAGATGAACTCTCACCCCACATCTGGGCGGGAGCAGGAGAGGAACCCGGGCATGACCGGGCACATGAGCGGGGGCATGGGCTGGGCAGGGGAGGCCCCCGGGCAACAAGGGGTAGTCATGGGAACAGGAACGCTAGGGGGCCACAGCGCCAGGAGGATGGCTTTCGCGGCAAAGAGGCAGAACACCATTGAGCAGCTACATTTCATACCAggagggggaggtggggggTCAGCAGGAAGTGGGGGAGGCAGTCAGGGGATCAGGACGGGGAGTAAAAATGAGGTGACGGTGTGA